In Synechococcus sp. CC9616, the following are encoded in one genomic region:
- a CDS encoding Hsp70 family protein has protein sequence MGEEKLQLSDYKGTLAIDLGSTTTVVAFQGEQQATPDLLDLPPISRRPGEIPSLVWSASGLPLIGRQVVEAGLADQEDPRLARDFKREIGASSDDQRAQRAGEELIKQIWSRLPEDLNVTRLVLTAPVERYRRYRDWLLHACSNLPVEDIALVDEPTAAAMGAGLAPGSRLLVVDLGGSTLDLALVALEGGQGRAAPIAQLLRLGGQSLAETSRQKLRTANVLGKAGIRIGGRDIDRWIAKRCCPQLTSSPALLDAAERLKCRLSDQALADRDLIKELWVNPDDGSQKSLELTRSDLHDLLEQQGLAEALEQLLETTLAGGRRHNCDLSDLVGVVVVGGGAQMPWLRQWLKQHTAPAALLTPPPVEAVALGALKLTPGVTVKDVLHHGVSLRVWDQRGQCHRWHPLFVAGQPWPSSEPLELRMAASCEDQQELELMLGEPSTEGRHDVVYIDGLPTLRRLDAGEVTHQAWTDSVAILPLDPPGQPGEDCLRLLLRIDEEAQLVAEISDLRTGDDLSSRPLGTVR, from the coding sequence GTGGGAGAAGAAAAGCTTCAACTTTCCGATTACAAAGGCACCCTGGCGATCGATCTAGGCAGCACGACCACCGTGGTGGCATTCCAGGGCGAACAGCAAGCCACGCCAGACCTTCTTGATCTTCCACCGATCAGCCGGCGTCCTGGAGAAATCCCCAGCCTGGTCTGGTCGGCGTCCGGACTGCCCCTCATCGGCCGCCAGGTAGTGGAAGCCGGATTGGCCGATCAGGAGGATCCGCGCCTTGCCAGGGATTTCAAACGGGAAATCGGAGCCTCCTCAGACGATCAACGGGCGCAACGAGCGGGCGAAGAGCTCATCAAACAGATCTGGTCCCGTTTGCCAGAGGATCTCAACGTGACCCGGCTGGTTCTCACGGCCCCCGTCGAGCGCTACCGCCGCTACCGCGATTGGCTGCTGCACGCTTGCTCCAACTTGCCTGTTGAGGACATCGCTTTGGTGGATGAGCCCACGGCTGCGGCCATGGGGGCCGGTCTTGCCCCTGGGTCGCGCTTGCTGGTGGTGGACCTGGGCGGCAGCACCCTGGACCTGGCTCTTGTTGCCCTGGAGGGCGGCCAGGGCCGGGCCGCGCCGATCGCCCAGCTCTTGCGCCTGGGAGGGCAATCCCTGGCGGAGACGAGTCGCCAGAAATTGCGCACGGCCAACGTTCTGGGCAAGGCGGGGATCCGCATCGGAGGCCGCGATATCGATCGCTGGATCGCCAAACGCTGTTGTCCTCAACTGACCAGCTCGCCGGCTCTTTTGGATGCGGCGGAACGACTCAAGTGCCGCTTAAGCGATCAAGCCCTGGCGGACAGAGACCTGATCAAGGAGTTGTGGGTCAACCCGGACGACGGCAGCCAGAAGAGTCTGGAGCTGACTCGCTCCGACCTGCATGATCTGCTGGAGCAGCAAGGTCTTGCGGAGGCCCTGGAACAGCTCCTGGAGACCACCCTCGCCGGAGGACGACGTCACAACTGTGACCTCTCAGACCTCGTTGGCGTGGTGGTGGTGGGAGGCGGGGCCCAGATGCCCTGGCTGCGGCAATGGCTAAAGCAGCACACCGCACCGGCCGCTCTGCTCACTCCACCGCCTGTGGAGGCGGTGGCTCTCGGCGCCCTGAAGCTGACACCAGGCGTCACGGTGAAGGATGTCCTCCATCACGGAGTCTCCTTGCGCGTGTGGGATCAGCGAGGTCAGTGCCATCGCTGGCATCCGCTCTTCGTGGCAGGACAGCCCTGGCCGAGTTCGGAGCCACTTGAGCTGCGGATGGCAGCGAGCTGTGAGGATCAGCAAGAGCTTGAACTGATGCTGGGCGAACCCTCGACAGAGGGTCGACACGATGTGGTTTACATCGACGGCTTACCGACCCTGCGTCGCCTCGATGCCGGTGAGGTGACCCATCAGGCCTGGACCGATAGCGTTGCGATTCTGCCGCTGGATCCTCCTGGACAGCCTGGCGAGGATTGCCTGCGACTGTTATTGCGCATCGATGAAGAGGCTCAGCTTGTTGCGGAGATCTCCGATCTCCGCACCGGTGACGACCTCAGCTCGCGCCCCCTCGGCACGGTTCGGTGA
- a CDS encoding ferredoxin-thioredoxin reductase variable chain — translation MQAGDKVTVASSVVVFNHPEHRGQAFDMKGASGEVFKVLDEWKGRPISPTLPVIVAFGRYKAHFRADELTPAG, via the coding sequence ATGCAGGCGGGTGACAAGGTGACGGTCGCGTCGTCGGTCGTGGTCTTCAACCACCCCGAACATCGAGGCCAGGCCTTCGATATGAAGGGGGCATCTGGTGAAGTGTTCAAGGTGCTTGATGAGTGGAAGGGACGACCAATCAGTCCCACGCTTCCGGTGATCGTGGCGTTCGGCCGCTACAAGGCGCATTTCCGCGCTGACGAGCTCACTCCCGCTGGTTGA
- the pyrR gene encoding bifunctional pyr operon transcriptional regulator/uracil phosphoribosyltransferase PyrR, translating to MSAPSEDDRIEILSDRELGRTLVRLATQVLETVDDSRNLMLLGIPTRGVQLSRVLALELERLSGHAIAQGSIDPTFHRDDLERIGTRLPQLTTLPNSVEERQVVLVDDVIFTGRTVRAALEALQSWGRAQRVMLLALVDRGHRELPIQPDFCGRVVPTRRSESIELRLRDVDGEEGVFLKRLNQRE from the coding sequence ATGAGTGCCCCGTCTGAGGACGACCGGATCGAAATCCTGTCCGATCGCGAATTGGGGCGCACCCTTGTTCGCCTAGCCACGCAGGTCCTTGAAACGGTCGATGACAGCCGCAATCTGATGCTGCTGGGAATCCCCACGCGTGGGGTCCAGCTGTCTCGCGTTTTGGCCTTGGAACTCGAACGCCTCAGCGGCCATGCCATCGCCCAGGGTTCGATCGATCCAACCTTTCATCGCGATGATCTGGAGCGCATCGGAACACGCCTGCCCCAGTTGACCACCCTGCCCAACAGTGTTGAAGAGCGGCAGGTCGTGCTGGTGGATGACGTGATTTTCACCGGCCGGACAGTTCGGGCAGCACTGGAAGCGTTGCAGAGCTGGGGACGGGCTCAGCGGGTGATGTTGTTGGCGTTGGTGGATCGCGGCCATCGCGAGTTGCCGATCCAGCCTGATTTCTGTGGCCGGGTTGTTCCGACCAGGCGCAGTGAATCAATCGAGCTGCGCCTGCGCGATGTTGATGGTGAGGAAGGCGTGTTCCTGAAACGGCTCAACCAGCGGGAGTGA
- the gpmI gene encoding 2,3-bisphosphoglycerate-independent phosphoglycerate mutase, with amino-acid sequence MNVNSSTSNGSNHSGSTAPVVLTILDGWGHRDANEHNAIRQAQTPVMDALWHAYPHTLIEASGAEVGLPDQQMGNSEVGHLTIGAGRIIRQELVRISDAVVNGQLIQTPALTTLVERVNARGGRLHLLGLCSDGGVHSHVNHLCGLIHWAKQLGVAHLAIHAITDGRDTPTQSASEFLNQVETTIAEAGIGEIASLCGRYWAMDRDKRWERVEKAYDLYTDPQIPISDLNPGEALAASYASGVTDEFLEPVRFSSTVMQDGDGVLMFNFRPDRARQIIQALCLEQFEGFPRRHTPDLDVVTFTQVEQNLPVDVAFPPEPLDHLLGQVVSEAGLRQYRTAETEKYPHVTYFLNGGIEQPLAGEDRHLVPSPRVATYDLSPAMSASQLTDSCIDAIRKGIYSLIVINYANPDMVGHTGVMDAATEAISTVDACIGRLLDAVGRQGGTLLITADHGNAELMQGSDGQAWTAHTTNPVPVILIEGERRKLPNHGNAISLRSNGGLADIAPTLLEILDLKKPDAMTGSSLIEPMPSVDNTPLSARLPLSV; translated from the coding sequence GTGAACGTAAACAGCAGCACTTCGAACGGTTCCAATCACTCCGGATCGACTGCGCCTGTCGTTCTCACCATCCTCGATGGATGGGGTCACCGAGATGCAAACGAGCACAACGCCATCCGTCAGGCTCAAACGCCGGTGATGGATGCTCTCTGGCACGCCTATCCCCACACCTTGATTGAGGCCAGTGGCGCGGAGGTTGGACTGCCTGATCAACAGATGGGCAACTCCGAGGTGGGGCATCTGACCATCGGCGCCGGTCGGATCATCCGTCAGGAGTTGGTGAGGATCAGTGATGCCGTGGTGAACGGCCAGCTGATCCAGACCCCAGCCCTCACAACCCTTGTGGAGCGAGTGAATGCCCGCGGTGGGCGGTTACATCTGCTGGGCCTCTGCTCCGACGGGGGCGTTCACAGCCACGTAAACCATCTCTGTGGTCTGATCCACTGGGCGAAGCAGCTCGGGGTCGCGCATCTGGCGATCCATGCGATCACGGACGGACGCGACACGCCGACACAAAGCGCATCAGAATTTCTCAATCAGGTCGAGACCACCATCGCTGAAGCCGGCATCGGCGAAATCGCGAGCCTGTGTGGTCGCTACTGGGCCATGGACCGGGACAAGCGCTGGGAACGCGTCGAAAAGGCCTACGACCTTTACACCGACCCACAGATTCCGATCAGCGATCTCAACCCTGGCGAGGCCCTTGCAGCCAGTTACGCCAGCGGAGTCACCGACGAATTTCTAGAGCCCGTGCGCTTCAGCTCCACGGTGATGCAGGACGGTGATGGCGTTCTGATGTTCAACTTCCGCCCGGATCGGGCCCGGCAGATTATTCAGGCGCTCTGCCTGGAGCAATTCGAAGGCTTCCCAAGACGACACACCCCAGATCTCGACGTTGTCACCTTCACCCAGGTGGAACAGAACCTGCCCGTCGACGTGGCCTTCCCACCAGAACCGCTCGATCACTTGCTCGGGCAGGTGGTGTCCGAAGCGGGCCTACGTCAGTACCGCACAGCGGAAACAGAGAAGTACCCGCATGTGACCTACTTCCTGAATGGTGGCATCGAGCAACCGCTGGCCGGAGAGGATCGTCACCTGGTGCCGTCGCCACGCGTCGCCACCTATGACCTCTCACCAGCCATGTCGGCCAGTCAGCTAACCGACAGCTGCATCGACGCAATCAGGAAAGGCATCTATTCCCTGATCGTGATCAATTACGCCAATCCCGACATGGTGGGGCACACCGGCGTGATGGATGCCGCAACAGAGGCCATCAGCACGGTTGATGCCTGCATCGGCCGTCTTCTCGATGCCGTCGGACGCCAGGGTGGGACCTTGCTGATCACAGCCGATCACGGCAACGCCGAACTGATGCAAGGATCTGATGGACAAGCCTGGACCGCGCACACCACCAACCCTGTTCCTGTGATCCTGATCGAGGGAGAGCGACGCAAACTGCCAAACCACGGCAATGCCATTTCCTTGCGCAGCAATGGAGGACTGGCAGACATTGCCCCGACCCTCCTCGAAATCCTTGATCTCAAAAAACCAGACGCCATGACAGGTTCCAGCCTGATCGAACCGATGCCTAGCGTCGACAACACGCCCCTATCCGCTCGCCTTCCCCTCTCCGTCTGA
- the secG gene encoding preprotein translocase subunit SecG, producing the protein MLTIVLSWVWVASGMILILLVLLHSPKGGGMGGLAASGSSMFSSASSAEATLNRLTWTCLAVFLSLAVILSAGWLS; encoded by the coding sequence ATGCTGACCATCGTTCTTTCTTGGGTCTGGGTTGCCAGTGGCATGATCCTTATTCTGCTTGTGCTGCTGCACAGCCCTAAAGGGGGTGGCATGGGGGGCCTTGCTGCCAGCGGCAGTTCCATGTTCAGCAGCGCCAGCAGCGCGGAGGCGACCTTGAACCGTTTGACCTGGACCTGCTTGGCCGTCTTTCTTAGCCTTGCTGTGATTTTGAGTGCCGGCTGGCTGAGCTGA
- a CDS encoding sulfotransferase domain-containing protein, producing the protein MFDNGKFFILGVGAQKAGTTWLANQLEKASFFSNGGIKEFHVFNKLFTQNKTTNNKFKIAKKANINRHIKRRLKQDKDLLISQKVLMRLSPAAYFDFFDYLYLRQPDVSHVGDITPAYSTLSIDRFSLIRDGLIEKKFHPKIIFLMRDPVERVWSQLRMNNRFKFERTKVKATPQEEFKKLQNFYKSKSCINRTQYEIISRKLESVFNPEEIYYGFYETLFTKAEINRLTNFLECPAISPEFGEVVHASPKSNVELEGLNEVLQEIREFYAPTYTWARRRFNDSLPKSWVT; encoded by the coding sequence ATGTTTGATAACGGCAAATTTTTTATTCTTGGAGTCGGAGCTCAGAAGGCAGGAACAACATGGCTTGCAAACCAGCTGGAGAAAGCAAGTTTTTTCAGCAACGGAGGAATCAAAGAATTCCATGTTTTCAACAAACTATTCACCCAAAACAAGACAACCAACAACAAATTTAAAATTGCCAAAAAAGCCAATATCAATAGACACATCAAGCGCCGACTCAAGCAAGACAAGGATCTTCTTATCAGTCAAAAAGTGCTGATGAGGCTCTCGCCAGCGGCCTATTTCGACTTTTTTGACTATCTCTACCTCAGGCAGCCAGACGTGTCGCATGTTGGTGATATCACACCCGCATACTCAACATTATCGATTGACAGATTCTCATTAATTCGCGACGGCCTTATAGAGAAAAAGTTTCACCCCAAGATCATCTTCTTGATGCGCGACCCGGTTGAGCGCGTCTGGTCGCAGCTGAGAATGAACAATCGCTTCAAATTTGAGCGCACGAAAGTAAAAGCAACACCCCAAGAAGAGTTCAAAAAACTTCAAAATTTCTACAAATCAAAGTCCTGCATCAACAGAACTCAATACGAAATCATTTCAAGAAAGCTGGAGAGCGTCTTCAATCCTGAGGAAATTTATTACGGATTTTATGAAACACTGTTTACAAAAGCTGAGATCAATCGGCTGACCAATTTTCTCGAATGCCCTGCAATATCGCCGGAGTTTGGTGAAGTTGTTCACGCATCACCAAAATCCAATGTTGAACTCGAAGGCTTGAACGAAGTCCTTCAGGAGATTCGCGAGTTCTACGCGCCCACCTACACCTGGGCGCGTAGAAGATTTAATGACTCCTTACCAAAGTCCTGGGTCACATGA
- a CDS encoding glycosyltransferase family 2 protein, with protein MRENKKLNIKLIAIAKNEAPYIAPWVFHHFRIGIDSIEIYINNTDDNSVKICKGIRKVEPRFNFVRADKIFKKSLAKKRSFQITAYNRALKKAQKSKESITHLLILDLDEYLTQRNLDGNFKKFLRRSLDSDVVSFLWYSDDFGNRKKAFGNIFDNPTTLYRMDHVKSIVKISPKLKSCSHHNFIFEDQSNPKNTFSSLRKVQLSDGDNSSFNRCKINKDFLDRLNPKTPEKWFVLHQIYRSEPEYLASLCRGRKHNNDNSLLKVNRWGRQPYPYYKSKSLRIRIQPKKLEAYNHDFRQFTKKTKMKRKLRRAQRMVLATAKHLDQLIKEDLTIISTYKNIFSGTIYDN; from the coding sequence ATGCGAGAAAACAAGAAGCTAAATATCAAACTTATTGCCATTGCAAAAAATGAAGCCCCTTATATCGCCCCATGGGTTTTTCACCATTTTCGGATAGGCATAGATAGCATCGAGATTTACATTAATAATACAGACGATAATAGCGTAAAAATATGCAAAGGCATCAGAAAAGTCGAGCCCAGATTCAATTTTGTAAGAGCTGATAAAATTTTTAAAAAATCTCTTGCAAAAAAGCGTTCTTTTCAAATCACGGCATACAACAGGGCGTTGAAAAAAGCTCAAAAATCCAAAGAGTCCATCACTCATTTACTTATTCTTGATTTAGATGAATATCTGACACAAAGAAATCTAGACGGGAATTTCAAGAAGTTTTTACGGCGATCCCTAGATTCCGATGTAGTTTCATTTTTGTGGTACTCAGACGACTTTGGAAACAGAAAAAAAGCATTTGGAAATATTTTCGATAATCCTACAACTCTCTACAGGATGGATCACGTAAAGTCAATTGTAAAAATTAGCCCTAAATTAAAGTCTTGCAGCCACCATAATTTCATATTCGAAGATCAAAGCAATCCCAAAAATACATTTTCTTCTTTGCGCAAAGTTCAACTAAGCGATGGGGACAATTCATCCTTTAATAGATGTAAAATCAACAAAGACTTCCTCGACAGACTCAACCCAAAAACTCCTGAGAAATGGTTTGTATTGCATCAAATATATCGATCAGAGCCTGAATATCTTGCCTCACTATGCAGAGGGAGGAAGCACAATAATGATAATAGCCTCCTAAAAGTTAATCGCTGGGGACGGCAACCATATCCATACTACAAATCAAAGAGCTTAAGAATACGGATACAGCCAAAGAAATTAGAAGCGTACAATCATGACTTCCGGCAATTTACAAAAAAAACTAAAATGAAAAGAAAACTGAGGCGTGCACAGAGAATGGTTCTCGCAACCGCAAAACATCTTGATCAGCTCATCAAAGAAGATTTAACAATAATATCTACATATAAAAATATTTTTAGCGGCACAATATATGATAATTAA
- the groL gene encoding chaperonin GroEL (60 kDa chaperone family; promotes refolding of misfolded polypeptides especially under stressful conditions; forms two stacked rings of heptamers to form a barrel-shaped 14mer; ends can be capped by GroES; misfolded proteins enter the barrel where they are refolded when GroES binds), producing the protein MAKRIIYNENARRALEKGIDILAESVAVTLGPKGRNVVLEKKFGAPQIINDGVTIAKEIELEDHIENTGVALIRQAASKTNDAAGDGTTTATVLAHAMVKAGLRNVAAGANAITLKKGIDKASDFLVSKIKEQAKPIADSNAIAQVGTISAGNDEEVGTMIASAMDKVGKEGVISLEEGKSMETELEVTEGMRFDKGYISPYFATDTERMEAVLDEPYILLTDKKIGLVQDLVPVLEQIARTGKPLLIIAEDIEKEALATLVVNRLRGVLNVAAVKAPGFGDRRKAMLEDMAVLTNGQLITEDAGLKLENAKLEMLGTARRVTINKDTTTIVAEGNEAAVGARCEQIKKQMDETDSTYDKEKLQERLAKLAGGVAVVKVGAATETEMKDKKLRLEDAINATKAAVEEGIVPGGGTTLAHLAPSLEEWANGNLSGEELIGANIVAAALTAPLMRIAENAGANGAVVAENVKSRAINEGYNAATGDYVDMLGAGIVDPAKVTRSGLQNAASIAGMVLTTECIVADLPEKKEAAPAGGGMGGGDFDY; encoded by the coding sequence ATGGCAAAGCGCATTATTTACAACGAGAACGCCCGTCGCGCTCTCGAAAAAGGGATTGACATTCTGGCCGAGTCAGTTGCTGTCACCCTTGGGCCCAAGGGCCGCAACGTGGTGCTCGAGAAAAAATTCGGAGCCCCCCAGATCATCAACGACGGCGTCACCATCGCCAAAGAGATCGAACTCGAGGATCACATCGAGAACACCGGTGTTGCCTTGATTCGTCAGGCTGCGTCCAAGACCAACGACGCCGCCGGTGACGGCACCACCACCGCCACCGTCCTGGCTCACGCCATGGTGAAGGCCGGTCTTCGCAACGTCGCTGCTGGCGCCAACGCGATCACGCTCAAAAAGGGCATCGACAAAGCCTCCGATTTCCTGGTCAGCAAGATCAAGGAGCAGGCCAAGCCCATCGCTGACAGCAATGCCATTGCTCAGGTCGGCACCATCTCCGCCGGAAACGACGAAGAGGTGGGCACCATGATCGCCAGTGCCATGGACAAGGTCGGCAAAGAGGGTGTGATCTCCCTGGAAGAAGGCAAATCCATGGAGACCGAACTTGAGGTCACCGAGGGCATGCGCTTCGACAAGGGCTACATCTCCCCTTATTTCGCCACCGACACCGAGCGGATGGAAGCCGTCCTGGACGAGCCCTACATCCTGCTCACCGACAAGAAGATCGGCCTGGTTCAGGACCTGGTTCCTGTGCTTGAGCAGATTGCTCGCACCGGCAAGCCTCTGCTGATCATTGCTGAGGACATCGAGAAGGAAGCCCTCGCGACCTTGGTGGTGAACCGCCTGCGCGGTGTGCTGAACGTGGCCGCCGTTAAGGCCCCTGGTTTCGGCGATCGCCGTAAGGCCATGTTGGAAGACATGGCTGTTCTGACCAACGGTCAGCTGATCACTGAGGATGCCGGCCTTAAGCTGGAGAACGCCAAGCTTGAGATGCTCGGTACGGCTCGTCGGGTGACCATTAATAAGGACACCACGACGATCGTTGCTGAAGGCAACGAGGCGGCTGTAGGCGCCCGCTGCGAGCAGATCAAAAAGCAGATGGACGAGACCGACTCCACCTACGACAAGGAGAAACTGCAGGAGCGTCTGGCCAAGCTGGCCGGAGGCGTGGCTGTGGTGAAGGTGGGCGCGGCCACTGAAACCGAGATGAAGGACAAGAAGCTTCGTCTTGAGGATGCCATCAACGCCACCAAGGCGGCTGTGGAAGAGGGCATCGTCCCTGGCGGTGGAACCACCCTCGCTCACCTTGCTCCTTCCCTAGAGGAGTGGGCCAACGGCAACCTCTCCGGTGAAGAACTCATCGGTGCCAACATCGTGGCTGCGGCTCTGACCGCTCCTTTGATGCGGATCGCTGAGAACGCTGGTGCCAATGGCGCTGTTGTGGCCGAGAACGTCAAGTCCCGGGCCATCAACGAGGGCTACAACGCCGCTACCGGCGATTACGTCGACATGCTGGGTGCCGGCATCGTTGACCCCGCCAAGGTGACCCGCTCCGGTCTGCAGAATGCTGCGTCAATTGCTGGCATGGTGCTGACCACTGAGTGCATCGTGGCTGATTTGCCCGAGAAGAAGGAAGCTGCTCCTGCCGGCGGCGGCATGGGCGGCGGTGACTTCGACTATTGA
- the groES gene encoding co-chaperone GroES has product MAAVSLSVSTVKPLGDRVFVKVSESEEKTAGGILLPDTAKEKPQVGEVVQIGPGKRNDDGSRQAPEVGVGDKVLYSKYAGTDIKLGSDEYVLLTEKDILAVVN; this is encoded by the coding sequence ATGGCAGCTGTATCTCTCAGCGTCTCCACCGTGAAGCCTCTCGGTGACCGCGTTTTCGTCAAGGTCTCCGAATCTGAGGAAAAAACCGCGGGCGGCATCCTGCTTCCTGACACCGCCAAGGAAAAGCCCCAGGTGGGCGAAGTGGTTCAGATCGGCCCAGGCAAGCGTAATGACGACGGCAGTCGTCAGGCCCCTGAAGTCGGTGTTGGCGACAAAGTCCTGTACAGCAAGTACGCCGGTACCGATATCAAGCTCGGCAGCGACGAGTACGTGCTACTCACCGAAAAGGACATTCTGGCTGTCGTCAACTGA
- the atpD gene encoding F0F1 ATP synthase subunit beta has translation MVASAPASAGTKGVVRQVIGPVLDVEFPAGKLPRIYNALRIEGKNASGQDVALTAEVQQLLGDHRVRAVSMSSTDGLVRGMEAVDTGAAISVPVGEATLGRIFNVLGEPVDEQGPVNATATAPIHREAPKLTELETKPKVFETGIKVIDLLAPYRQGGKVGLFGGAGVGKTVLIQELINNIAKEHGGVSVFGGVGERTREGNDLYEEFKESGVINSEDLSKSKVALCYGQMNEPPGARMRVGLSALTMAEHFRDVNKQDVLLFVDNIFRFVQAGSEVSALLGRMPSAVGYQPTLGTDVGTLQERVASTLEGSITSIQAVYVPADDLTDPAPATTFAHLDATTVLNRALASKGIYPAVDPLDSTSTMLQPAVVGDEHYKVARNVQSTLQRYKELQDIIAILGLDELSEEDRQTVDRARKVEKFLSQPFFVAEIFTGMSGKYVKLEETIAGFTQILAGELDHLPEQAFYLVGNIDEAKAKAEKIAAEAN, from the coding sequence ATGGTCGCTTCTGCTCCTGCATCCGCCGGCACCAAGGGCGTGGTTCGTCAGGTGATTGGCCCGGTTCTGGACGTGGAATTCCCAGCCGGGAAACTGCCGAGGATCTACAACGCTCTCAGGATTGAGGGCAAAAACGCCAGCGGCCAGGATGTCGCCCTCACAGCAGAGGTGCAGCAACTCCTCGGCGACCATCGCGTGCGTGCCGTTTCCATGAGCAGCACCGACGGTCTGGTGCGTGGCATGGAGGCTGTCGATACCGGAGCTGCCATCTCCGTGCCCGTCGGTGAAGCCACCCTTGGTCGCATCTTCAACGTTCTGGGAGAACCCGTTGATGAGCAGGGCCCTGTCAACGCCACGGCGACGGCTCCGATTCACCGCGAAGCACCAAAGCTGACCGAGCTGGAAACCAAGCCAAAGGTTTTTGAAACAGGGATCAAGGTGATCGACCTGCTGGCGCCCTATCGCCAGGGAGGCAAGGTCGGTCTGTTTGGTGGTGCCGGTGTGGGCAAAACCGTGCTGATCCAGGAACTGATTAACAACATCGCCAAAGAACACGGTGGCGTCTCTGTTTTCGGCGGCGTGGGCGAGCGGACCCGTGAAGGCAACGACCTTTATGAGGAATTCAAGGAATCCGGAGTGATCAACTCCGAGGATCTCTCCAAATCAAAGGTGGCCCTCTGCTATGGCCAGATGAACGAACCCCCCGGCGCTCGGATGCGTGTGGGTCTCTCGGCGCTGACCATGGCCGAGCACTTCAGGGACGTCAACAAGCAGGACGTTCTGCTGTTCGTCGACAACATCTTCCGCTTTGTGCAGGCGGGCTCCGAGGTTTCGGCTTTGCTGGGACGTATGCCCTCCGCCGTGGGATACCAGCCCACCCTCGGTACCGACGTCGGCACCCTGCAGGAACGCGTTGCATCCACCCTCGAGGGTTCGATCACATCAATTCAGGCTGTCTACGTGCCTGCTGACGACCTGACGGACCCTGCTCCAGCCACCACCTTCGCCCACCTAGACGCGACCACGGTTCTCAATCGTGCTCTCGCCTCCAAGGGCATCTACCCCGCTGTGGACCCCCTGGACTCCACGAGCACAATGCTTCAGCCAGCCGTGGTCGGAGACGAGCACTACAAGGTGGCCCGCAATGTCCAGTCCACCCTGCAGCGCTACAAGGAGCTTCAGGACATCATCGCCATCCTTGGCCTCGACGAACTGTCTGAGGAAGACCGTCAAACCGTTGATCGCGCCCGCAAGGTCGAGAAGTTCCTCTCTCAGCCCTTCTTTGTGGCTGAGATCTTCACCGGTATGTCCGGCAAATACGTGAAGCTGGAAGAAACCATCGCCGGTTTCACCCAGATCCTGGCCGGTGAGCTGGATCATCTGCCCGAACAGGCCTTCTACCTGGTTGGCAACATCGATGAAGCCAAAGCCAAGGCCGAGAAGATTGCAGCAGAGGCCAACTGA
- the atpC gene encoding ATP synthase F1 subunit epsilon yields MSGSLTLRVLSPDKNVFDGSADEVILPSTTGQLGILPGHISLLTAIDVGVLRVRADGGWNSIALIGGFAEVDADEVTVLVNNAELGSTIDPSVAESELQAASTAVTGMEGQPASPEKVKAQQQLSLAKARVQASKSSD; encoded by the coding sequence ATGAGTGGTTCCCTCACCCTCCGCGTTCTTTCCCCCGACAAGAACGTTTTTGATGGCAGCGCTGATGAGGTGATTTTGCCCAGCACCACTGGGCAGCTGGGCATTCTTCCCGGCCACATTTCCCTCCTCACCGCCATCGATGTGGGTGTTCTTCGGGTGCGTGCAGACGGTGGCTGGAATTCCATCGCCCTGATTGGAGGCTTCGCTGAGGTTGATGCCGACGAAGTGACGGTTCTGGTAAACAACGCAGAACTCGGCAGCACGATTGATCCCAGCGTCGCTGAAAGCGAACTCCAGGCTGCTTCTACAGCCGTTACCGGCATGGAAGGCCAACCTGCATCACCTGAGAAGGTGAAAGCACAACAGCAGTTAAGTCTGGCCAAGGCCCGGGTTCAAGCCAGCAAATCCAGCGACTGA